Proteins encoded together in one Hymenobacter monticola window:
- a CDS encoding nucleoside permease, producing MNTKLRLTILSFLQFFIWGSWLITIGAYWFQTKQWSGAQFGAIFSTMGIASIFMPSLMGIVADKYVNAEKLYGILHILGGLVLFAIPQVTDPGTFFWVILLNMIFYMPTLALSIAVSYSILKRQGLDVVKDYPPIRVWGTVGFIVAMWTVSLLGFEKSASQFYVAAGAAILLGIYSFTLPACPPQSANTSSQNLAEILGLKSFAILRDRKMLTFFLFALLLGAALQLTNAYGDTFLHDFDKNPDYQGTMTVKYPAIIMSISQISETLFILAIPFFLRRFGIKQVMLFSMIAWVLRFGLFAYGNPGSGLWMIILSCIVYGMAFDFFNISGSLFVETQTQPSIRASAQGLFMMMTNGFGAVLGSSLSGLIIQEYFTDAAGNKDWHNIWLTFAGYALAIAVLFVFIFKHKHVAQEAEMAHPEVVPSAA from the coding sequence ATGAATACAAAGCTGCGCCTTACCATCCTGAGCTTCCTCCAGTTTTTCATTTGGGGCTCGTGGCTCATCACCATCGGCGCTTATTGGTTTCAAACGAAGCAATGGTCCGGCGCGCAGTTTGGCGCCATTTTCTCCACCATGGGCATCGCGTCCATCTTCATGCCCTCGCTCATGGGCATCGTGGCCGATAAGTACGTGAACGCGGAAAAGCTCTACGGCATCCTGCACATTCTGGGCGGCCTCGTGCTGTTCGCCATCCCGCAGGTCACAGACCCCGGTACGTTCTTCTGGGTCATTCTGCTGAACATGATTTTCTACATGCCCACGCTGGCGCTGTCCATCGCCGTGTCGTACTCCATCTTGAAACGGCAGGGGCTCGATGTGGTGAAAGACTACCCCCCCATCCGCGTGTGGGGCACCGTGGGCTTTATCGTGGCCATGTGGACGGTGAGCTTGCTGGGCTTCGAGAAGTCAGCCAGCCAGTTCTATGTGGCGGCCGGCGCGGCCATTCTGCTGGGCATCTACTCGTTCACGCTGCCGGCCTGCCCGCCGCAGTCGGCCAACACCTCCAGCCAGAATCTGGCCGAAATCCTGGGCCTCAAATCGTTCGCCATTCTGCGCGACCGCAAGATGCTCACCTTCTTCCTGTTCGCGCTGCTACTCGGTGCCGCTCTCCAGCTCACCAATGCTTACGGCGACACCTTCCTGCACGATTTCGACAAGAACCCAGACTACCAGGGCACGATGACCGTGAAGTACCCTGCCATCATCATGTCCATCTCGCAGATTTCGGAAACGCTGTTCATCCTCGCCATTCCCTTCTTCCTGCGTCGCTTCGGCATCAAGCAGGTCATGCTGTTCAGCATGATTGCCTGGGTGTTGCGCTTCGGCCTGTTTGCCTACGGCAACCCCGGCAGCGGCCTCTGGATGATTATCCTCTCGTGCATCGTGTACGGCATGGCCTTCGACTTCTTCAACATCTCGGGCTCGCTGTTCGTCGAAACCCAGACGCAGCCCAGCATCCGGGCCAGCGCCCAGGGCTTGTTTATGATGATGACCAACGGCTTCGGCGCCGTGCTGGGCAGCTCGCTCAGCGGCCTCATCATTCAGGAATACTTCACCGATGCCGCCGGTAACAAGGACTGGCACAACATCTGGCTCACGTTTGCGGGCTACGCGCTGGCCATTGCGGTGCTGTTTGTATTCATCTTCAAGCACAAGCACGTGGCCCAGGAAGCCGAAATGGCGCACCCCGAGGTGGTGCCTTCCGCGGCTTAG
- a CDS encoding alkene reductase — translation MSSKAFEPAQLGPLTLANHLVMAPMTRSRALGNVPNELMAEYYRQRATAGLIITEGTSPAADGLGYARIPGLFNQEQVTNWQRITETVHHHGGHIFVQLMHAGRIFHGHNLPEGAEGVAPSAIAAVGDMWTDQAQMQPNATPRALRTEELARVRDEFVQSAKLALEAGFDGVELHGANGYLLEQFLSPHSNQRTDEYGGSVQNRARFVLEVTRAVAEAIGKERTGIRLSPWGVASDMPHYPEIDETYAYLAEELQKIGVVYLHLVDHSSMGAPALPAETVATIRQKFTGTLILAGGYTTTDEIEAALADKADLVAIGRPFISNPDLVERLRNGQELAQPDFATFYAPGPNGFADGYTDYPTADGQPAGTFSPTYEA, via the coding sequence ATGTCAAGCAAAGCCTTTGAGCCCGCCCAACTCGGCCCGCTCACCCTCGCCAACCACCTCGTGATGGCCCCCATGACGCGCAGCCGCGCCCTGGGCAACGTGCCCAACGAGCTAATGGCCGAGTACTACCGCCAGCGTGCTACCGCCGGCCTCATCATCACCGAAGGCACTTCGCCCGCGGCCGACGGCCTGGGCTACGCCCGAATTCCCGGTTTGTTCAACCAGGAGCAGGTCACCAACTGGCAGCGCATCACCGAGACGGTGCACCACCACGGCGGCCACATTTTCGTGCAATTGATGCACGCCGGCCGCATTTTCCACGGCCACAACCTGCCCGAAGGTGCCGAGGGCGTGGCTCCCTCGGCCATTGCTGCCGTCGGCGACATGTGGACCGACCAGGCCCAGATGCAGCCCAACGCCACCCCGCGCGCCCTGCGCACCGAGGAGCTGGCCCGCGTGCGCGACGAGTTCGTGCAAAGCGCCAAGCTAGCCCTCGAAGCCGGTTTTGATGGCGTAGAGCTGCATGGTGCCAACGGCTACCTGCTGGAGCAATTCCTGAGCCCCCACTCCAACCAGCGCACCGACGAGTACGGCGGCAGCGTGCAAAACCGCGCCCGCTTCGTGCTCGAAGTGACCCGCGCCGTGGCCGAAGCCATTGGCAAGGAGCGCACCGGCATCCGCCTCTCGCCCTGGGGCGTGGCCTCGGATATGCCGCACTACCCCGAAATCGACGAAACCTACGCCTACCTGGCCGAGGAGCTGCAAAAGATTGGCGTGGTGTACCTGCACCTCGTGGACCACTCCAGCATGGGCGCCCCCGCCTTGCCGGCCGAAACCGTGGCCACCATCCGCCAGAAGTTCACCGGCACGCTCATCCTGGCCGGCGGCTACACCACTACGGACGAGATTGAGGCCGCCCTGGCCGACAAAGCCGACCTCGTGGCCATCGGCCGCCCCTTCATCTCAAACCCCGACTTGGTGGAGCGCTTGCGCAACGGCCAAGAACTGGCCCAGCCCGATTTCGCCACCTTCTACGCGCCCGGCCCCAACGGCTTTGCCGACGGCTACACCGACTACCCCACGGCCGACGGCCAGCCCGCCGGCACGTTCTCGCCCACCTACGAAGCGTAG
- a CDS encoding superoxide dismutase, with protein sequence MAFELPKLPYSYDALEPTFDAQTMEIHHSKHHQAYVTNLNAAIAGTEMENQSIEEILHNIAKAPAAVRNNGGGHYNHSLWWNILSPNGGGQPTGEVGDAITKAFGTFDKFKEEFTKAATTRFGSGWAWLCKQADGSVQICSTPNQDNPLMPDSGCKGLPILGIDVWEHAYYLKYQNRRPDYIAAFFNLINWDEVNKRYAAANPA encoded by the coding sequence ATGGCTTTCGAACTTCCGAAACTTCCGTATTCCTACGATGCCCTCGAACCCACGTTTGACGCGCAAACCATGGAAATCCACCACAGCAAGCACCACCAGGCTTATGTGACGAACCTGAATGCTGCCATTGCCGGCACCGAGATGGAAAACCAGTCCATCGAGGAAATCCTGCACAACATTGCCAAGGCCCCCGCGGCCGTGCGCAACAACGGCGGCGGCCACTACAACCACTCCCTGTGGTGGAACATCCTCTCGCCCAACGGCGGCGGGCAGCCCACCGGCGAAGTAGGCGACGCCATCACCAAGGCTTTCGGCACCTTCGACAAGTTCAAAGAGGAATTCACCAAAGCCGCCACCACGCGCTTCGGCTCGGGCTGGGCGTGGCTGTGCAAGCAGGCCGACGGTTCGGTGCAAATCTGCTCCACCCCCAACCAGGACAACCCGCTGATGCCGGACTCTGGCTGCAAAGGCCTGCCCATCCTCGGCATCGACGTGTGGGAGCACGCCTATTACCTGAAATACCAGAACCGTCGCCCCGACTACATCGCCGCCTTCTTCAACCTCATCAACTGGGACGAGGTGAACAAGCGCTACGCCGCGGCTAACCCGGCGTAG
- a CDS encoding nucleoside deaminase, producing the protein MTDDYFMQQALAEAEKALAAAEIPIGAVVVFNNQIIGRGFNQTERLRDVTAHAEMLALTAAANHLGNKYLADCTLYVTIEPCVMCAGASYWAQLKAVVFGADEPKVGYRRHGQLLHPRTQLRGGVRAEECAALMRQFFSAKRR; encoded by the coding sequence GTGACCGACGACTATTTCATGCAGCAAGCCCTGGCCGAGGCCGAGAAGGCCCTGGCCGCTGCGGAAATCCCCATCGGCGCGGTGGTGGTGTTCAACAACCAAATCATTGGCCGGGGCTTCAACCAGACCGAGCGCCTGCGCGACGTGACCGCCCACGCCGAAATGCTGGCCCTGACGGCCGCCGCCAACCATCTCGGCAATAAATACCTGGCCGACTGCACCCTCTACGTCACCATCGAGCCCTGCGTGATGTGCGCCGGCGCCAGCTACTGGGCCCAGCTGAAAGCCGTGGTGTTCGGAGCCGACGAGCCCAAGGTGGGCTACCGGCGCCACGGCCAGCTGCTGCACCCGCGCACCCAGCTACGCGGCGGCGTGCGCGCCGAAGAATGCGCCGCGCTCATGCGCCAATTTTTCAGCGCGAAGCGGCGGTAA
- a CDS encoding T9SS type A sorting domain-containing protein: protein MKLLPSLALAAALLAAGTAQAQTKIKTKTKTDGAEIKTKGTAGAVTLDGPIKRIETLSGIDVYPKPNSTDIQLSFTQQFTKPGTLVMTDYKNKVIYQTDLDPQNNTGAPVSLGKIPAGTYLVEAKTGNYVYWKKVRIKYPTIRR from the coding sequence ATGAAACTCCTCCCCTCTCTGGCCCTGGCCGCCGCGCTGCTGGCCGCCGGCACCGCCCAGGCCCAAACCAAAATCAAGACCAAAACCAAAACCGACGGAGCCGAGATTAAAACCAAAGGCACGGCCGGCGCCGTCACGCTCGACGGCCCCATCAAGCGCATCGAAACCCTCTCGGGCATCGACGTGTACCCCAAGCCGAACTCGACCGACATCCAGCTCAGCTTTACGCAGCAGTTCACCAAGCCCGGCACGCTGGTGATGACCGACTACAAAAACAAGGTGATATACCAGACCGACCTCGACCCCCAGAACAACACCGGCGCCCCGGTGAGCCTGGGCAAGATTCCGGCCGGCACCTACCTCGTGGAGGCCAAAACCGGCAACTACGTGTACTGGAAGAAGGTCCGCATCAAGTACCCCACCATCCGCCGCTAG
- the aspS gene encoding aspartate--tRNA ligase, whose protein sequence is MLRTHTCGELREEHIGQTVTLCGWMQRTRDKGSILWIDLRDRYGLTQVAIEEGVEATALLETARDLGREFVLQVTGKVAERYSKNDKIPTGAIEVRPEKVEVLNPAKLPPFLIEDDTDGGDDLRMKYRYLDLRRTPVRNNLVLRHKMAQAVRRYLDGQNFIEVETPVLIKSTPEGARDFVVPSRMNPGEFYALPQSPQTFKQLLMVSGFDRYFQIVKCFRDEDLRADRQPEFTQIDCEMAFVEQEDILDMFEGLVRYLFKEIKNLDFPTVPRMTYADAMRDYGNDKPDTRFAMKLTDLTATAQGQGFPIFDNAELVLGINAATCAAYTRKQIDELTEWVKRPQIGATGLVYARVEADGSVKSSVDKFYSQEELQKWKAALQANPGDLLLLLAGAEAKTRKAASELRLEMGRRLGLRDPNSFSPLWVIDFPLLEFSEEENRHFAMHHPFTSPKPEDLALLDNPATIGQTRANAYDLVINGVEIGGGSIRIHDRAVQARMFSLLGFTPEEAQAQFGFLLDAFEYGAPPHGGLAFGFDRLCSLFGGSDSIRDFIAFPKNNSGRDVMIDSPSPIADAQLKELSIKTDVVVK, encoded by the coding sequence ATGCTACGTACCCACACCTGCGGCGAACTCCGCGAAGAACACATTGGTCAAACCGTTACGCTGTGCGGCTGGATGCAGCGCACCCGTGATAAAGGCTCCATCCTCTGGATTGACCTGCGCGACCGGTATGGCCTCACGCAAGTCGCCATCGAAGAAGGGGTGGAAGCAACGGCCCTGCTCGAAACCGCCCGCGACCTCGGCCGCGAGTTTGTGCTGCAGGTAACCGGCAAAGTAGCCGAGCGCTACTCTAAAAACGATAAAATACCCACCGGCGCCATCGAAGTGCGCCCTGAGAAAGTGGAGGTGCTCAACCCCGCCAAGCTGCCGCCCTTCCTCATCGAAGACGACACCGACGGCGGCGACGACCTGCGGATGAAGTACCGCTACCTCGACCTGCGCCGCACCCCCGTGCGCAACAACTTGGTGCTGCGTCACAAAATGGCCCAGGCCGTGCGCCGCTACCTCGATGGCCAAAACTTCATCGAAGTGGAAACCCCGGTGCTCATCAAGAGCACGCCCGAAGGCGCCCGCGACTTCGTGGTGCCCTCGCGCATGAACCCCGGCGAGTTCTACGCCCTGCCGCAAAGCCCCCAGACGTTCAAGCAGCTGCTCATGGTGTCGGGCTTCGACCGCTACTTCCAAATCGTGAAGTGCTTCCGCGACGAAGACCTGCGCGCCGACCGCCAGCCCGAATTCACACAGATTGACTGCGAAATGGCCTTCGTGGAGCAGGAAGATATTCTGGATATGTTCGAGGGCTTGGTGCGCTACCTGTTCAAGGAAATCAAGAACCTCGATTTCCCCACCGTGCCCCGCATGACCTACGCCGACGCCATGCGCGACTACGGCAACGACAAGCCCGACACCCGCTTCGCCATGAAGCTCACCGACCTCACCGCCACGGCGCAGGGCCAGGGTTTCCCCATCTTCGACAACGCCGAGCTGGTGCTGGGCATCAACGCCGCCACCTGCGCCGCCTACACCCGCAAGCAAATCGACGAGCTGACCGAGTGGGTGAAGCGCCCGCAAATCGGCGCCACCGGCCTCGTGTACGCCCGCGTGGAAGCCGACGGCTCGGTGAAATCCTCGGTTGATAAGTTCTATTCGCAGGAGGAATTGCAGAAGTGGAAGGCCGCTCTGCAGGCCAACCCCGGCGACCTGCTGCTCCTGCTGGCCGGTGCCGAAGCCAAAACCCGCAAAGCCGCCAGCGAGCTGCGCCTCGAAATGGGCCGCCGCCTCGGCCTGCGCGACCCCAACTCGTTCTCGCCGCTGTGGGTGATTGACTTCCCGCTGCTCGAATTCAGCGAAGAGGAAAACCGCCACTTCGCCATGCACCACCCCTTCACCTCGCCCAAACCCGAGGACCTGGCCCTGCTCGACAACCCCGCCACCATCGGCCAGACCCGCGCCAACGCCTACGACCTCGTGATAAACGGCGTGGAAATCGGCGGCGGCTCCATCCGCATCCACGACCGCGCCGTGCAGGCCCGCATGTTCTCGCTGCTCGGCTTCACCCCCGAAGAAGCCCAGGCCCAGTTCGGCTTCCTGCTCGACGCCTTCGAGTACGGTGCCCCGCCCCACGGCGGCCTGGCCTTCGGCTTCGACCGCCTCTGCAGCCTCTTCGGCGGCTCCGACAGCATCCGCGACTTCATCGCCTTCCCCAAAAACAACTCCGGCCGCGACGTGATGATAGACTCGCCCTCGCCCATCGCCGACGCGCAGTTGAAGGAACTGAGCATTAAGACCGATGTGGTGGTGAAGTAG
- a CDS encoding phytanoyl-CoA dioxygenase family protein translates to MFLQNIFKPRAKESAPSTEEVGSLGVKYLKRFWSTVLAKRNGVFVEQTEQNWRLDNLLLNGLGLPLEETMQYLMNAAPGFAEFESWILSKHQGRLDPLDVARLNSVFSGQPYPEGLRQNLREIEEMEDVLSAEDLAFWEEHGYVILRAAVSKEQARATENAVWEKLGMDPHEPATWYEKAIGKGMMMDFYHHPTLRANRQSKRIHKAFAQLWQTADLWKTTDRTSFNPPETATYQHQGTALHWDMSLEPPLRFGTQGLLYLCDTPAHQGAFSCVPGFHRRLESWLAGLPASTDPRRVNLQAQVVPIAAEAGDFVIWHHALPHGSSPNRGSYPRIVQYLNMYPVDFKENTAWR, encoded by the coding sequence ATGTTTCTGCAGAATATTTTCAAGCCGAGAGCAAAAGAAAGTGCACCCAGTACCGAGGAAGTCGGGAGCTTGGGCGTGAAATACCTGAAGCGTTTTTGGTCGACGGTGCTGGCCAAGCGCAACGGGGTTTTCGTGGAGCAAACGGAGCAGAACTGGCGACTAGACAATTTGCTTTTGAATGGCTTGGGCCTGCCACTCGAAGAAACCATGCAGTACCTGATGAACGCGGCCCCGGGTTTTGCAGAGTTTGAAAGCTGGATTCTGAGCAAGCACCAGGGCCGGCTCGACCCGCTGGATGTGGCGCGGCTCAACAGTGTATTTTCCGGCCAGCCCTACCCGGAAGGATTGCGGCAAAACCTGCGCGAGATAGAGGAAATGGAAGACGTGCTGAGCGCGGAGGATTTGGCTTTCTGGGAGGAGCACGGCTACGTCATCCTGCGCGCGGCGGTGTCGAAAGAACAGGCCCGGGCTACAGAGAATGCTGTTTGGGAAAAGCTGGGGATGGACCCGCACGAGCCCGCCACGTGGTATGAGAAAGCCATTGGCAAAGGAATGATGATGGATTTTTACCATCACCCCACCTTGCGGGCCAACCGGCAGTCGAAGCGGATTCACAAAGCTTTCGCTCAACTCTGGCAAACCGCCGACCTGTGGAAAACCACCGACCGCACCAGCTTCAACCCGCCCGAAACGGCCACCTACCAGCACCAGGGCACGGCCCTGCACTGGGACATGAGCCTGGAACCACCGCTCCGTTTCGGCACCCAGGGCCTGCTCTACCTCTGCGACACGCCGGCCCACCAGGGCGCTTTTAGCTGCGTGCCGGGCTTCCACCGCCGGCTGGAAAGCTGGCTGGCCGGCCTGCCCGCCAGCACCGACCCGCGCCGCGTGAACCTGCAGGCGCAGGTGGTACCCATCGCCGCCGAGGCCGGCGACTTCGTTATCTGGCACCACGCGTTGCCGCACGGCAGCAGCCCCAACCGCGGCAGCTACCCGCGCATCGTGCAATACCTGAACATGTACCCAGTCGATTTCAAGGAAAACACGGCCTGGCGGTAG
- a CDS encoding NADH-quinone oxidoreductase subunit J family protein, translating into MSPLFLFLSFVALLSALGVVLAKNPVHSVLFLILTFFTLSGHYLLLNAQFLAAVNIIVYAGAIMVLFLFVIMFLNLNEETEPHKPALAKFAAAIAGGSLLLILVAALRNVHPAGYDPASFDSQIGMVDRLGMVLFRDYALPFELASILLLAAMVGSVMLGKRETGERNF; encoded by the coding sequence ATGTCCCCTCTCTTTCTTTTTCTCTCGTTCGTGGCCCTGCTGAGTGCATTGGGCGTGGTGCTGGCCAAAAACCCGGTGCACAGCGTCCTGTTCCTCATCCTCACGTTCTTCACGCTCTCGGGCCACTACCTGCTGCTGAACGCACAGTTTCTTGCGGCGGTGAACATCATTGTGTACGCCGGCGCCATCATGGTGCTGTTCCTGTTCGTGATTATGTTCCTGAACCTGAACGAGGAAACGGAGCCGCACAAGCCGGCACTGGCCAAGTTTGCCGCCGCCATTGCCGGTGGCTCGCTGCTGCTGATTCTGGTAGCGGCGCTGCGCAACGTGCACCCCGCGGGCTACGACCCGGCCAGCTTCGACTCGCAGATTGGCATGGTGGACCGGCTGGGCATGGTGCTGTTTCGCGACTACGCGCTGCCGTTTGAGCTGGCCTCCATCCTGCTGCTGGCCGCCATGGTGGGCTCGGTGATGCTGGGCAAGCGCGAGACGGGCGAGCGGAATTTCTAA
- a CDS encoding NuoI/complex I 23 kDa subunit family protein → MESLSKRAKVLTKKPMTLAERAYLPAIFQGLSITMQHFFRAATKKQVTIRYPEETRPFSPVFRGLHVLKRDEKGRERCTACGLCAVACPAEAITMVAGERKKGEENLYREEKYAVSYEINMLRCIFCGLCEEACPKAAVYLQADKMAPPRFERDEFIYGKDRLVEPVAPDLRSKRGIQLTPEQADTLRTQTA, encoded by the coding sequence ATGGAATCCTTAAGCAAACGCGCCAAAGTCCTGACCAAAAAGCCAATGACGCTGGCTGAGCGGGCTTACCTGCCGGCCATCTTCCAGGGCTTGTCGATTACGATGCAGCACTTTTTCCGGGCTGCCACCAAGAAGCAGGTAACCATTCGCTACCCCGAAGAAACCCGCCCCTTTTCCCCCGTATTCCGCGGCCTGCACGTGCTAAAGCGCGATGAGAAAGGCCGGGAGCGCTGCACGGCCTGCGGCCTGTGCGCCGTGGCCTGCCCCGCCGAAGCCATTACGATGGTGGCCGGCGAGCGCAAGAAAGGCGAGGAAAACCTTTACCGCGAGGAGAAGTACGCGGTGAGCTACGAAATCAACATGCTGCGCTGCATTTTCTGCGGCCTGTGTGAGGAAGCTTGCCCGAAGGCCGCTGTGTACCTGCAAGCCGACAAAATGGCCCCGCCGCGCTTCGAGCGCGACGAGTTCATCTACGGCAAAGACCGGCTGGTGGAGCCCGTGGCGCCGGACCTGCGCTCCAAGCGTGGCATTCAGCTCACGCCCGAGCAGGCCGACACGCTGCGGACGCAAACGGCGTAG
- the nuoH gene encoding NADH-quinone oxidoreductase subunit NuoH — protein sequence MTLPALGWQGLVVLATFGISLLIATYCTYAERVIAAFLQDRVGPDRAGPFGLLQPLADAVKLFTKEEFFPAGANRALFVFGPCLAMITALMSSAVIPFGNFLKFGDTEIHLQGIEINVGMLYVFGIVSLGVYGIMIGGWASNNKFSLLGAIRAASQNISYELAMGLALIAVLMMSGTLSLREITLQQTHVGGGWHLSDIFTWNVFKQPLGFIIFIVCAFAETNRTPFDLPECETELIGGYHTEYSSMKMGLYLFAEYVNVFVATAVMSVLYFGGFNYPFQYEFLDFLTNKTSLSADWAHNIFVLMGVVAMFAKIFTGIFFFMWVRWTLPRFRYDQLMRLGWTILIPLAIFNILLTGGLITFGVIQ from the coding sequence ATGACTCTTCCCGCTCTGGGCTGGCAAGGCCTCGTCGTTCTGGCAACCTTCGGCATTTCGCTGCTGATTGCCACCTACTGCACCTACGCCGAGCGCGTAATTGCCGCATTCCTGCAGGACCGGGTGGGCCCGGACCGCGCCGGCCCCTTCGGCCTGCTGCAGCCGCTGGCTGATGCCGTGAAGCTCTTCACCAAAGAAGAATTCTTCCCGGCTGGTGCCAACCGGGCGCTGTTCGTGTTTGGGCCCTGCCTGGCCATGATTACAGCGCTGATGTCGTCGGCGGTAATTCCGTTCGGCAACTTCCTAAAGTTTGGTGATACGGAAATTCACCTGCAGGGCATCGAAATCAACGTGGGGATGCTGTATGTGTTCGGCATTGTCTCGCTGGGCGTGTACGGCATCATGATTGGCGGCTGGGCATCGAACAACAAGTTTTCACTGCTGGGCGCCATCCGCGCCGCCTCGCAGAACATTAGCTACGAACTAGCCATGGGCCTGGCCCTGATTGCCGTGTTGATGATGTCGGGCACGCTGTCGTTGCGCGAAATCACCTTGCAGCAGACGCACGTGGGCGGCGGCTGGCACTTGAGTGACATCTTCACCTGGAACGTGTTCAAGCAGCCGCTGGGCTTTATCATCTTCATTGTCTGCGCATTTGCCGAAACCAACCGCACGCCGTTTGACTTGCCCGAGTGCGAAACCGAGTTAATTGGCGGCTACCACACAGAGTATAGCTCGATGAAAATGGGCCTGTACCTGTTTGCTGAGTACGTGAACGTATTCGTGGCCACGGCCGTGATGTCGGTGCTGTACTTCGGCGGCTTCAACTACCCGTTCCAGTATGAGTTCCTGGATTTCCTGACCAACAAAACCAGCCTCTCGGCTGATTGGGCTCACAACATCTTCGTGCTGATGGGCGTGGTGGCCATGTTCGCCAAGATTTTCACCGGCATTTTCTTCTTCATGTGGGTGCGCTGGACGCTCCCCCGCTTCCGCTACGACCAGCTGATGCGCTTGGGCTGGACCATTCTTATCCCCTTGGCCATCTTCAACATCTTGCTGACGGGCGGCCTGATTACGTTCGGCGTAATTCAATAA
- a CDS encoding 2Fe-2S iron-sulfur cluster-binding protein translates to MAKITFDGIEVEVPDGTTILNAARQIGGGVVPPAMCYYTPLKGSGGKCRACLVKVSAGSAKDPRPMPKLVASCITTVQDGMVVENTINQQVLDVRKGIVEMLLINHPLDCPVCDQAGECDLQDFAFEHGVGTTRYEEERRTFEKIDIGPLIQLHMTRCILCYRCVYTANQITDNRVHGVLGRGDASEIGTYIENIIDNDFSGNVIDVCPVGALTDKTFRFKQRVWFTKPVNAHRDCTHEKCGGRVTLWYKGKDVLRVTARKDEYGEVKEWICNECRFDKKETADWVLEGPAHINRASVIAQNHYELPVVNPQVIQDLPESTTRELERNPPLRLGGLNN, encoded by the coding sequence ATGGCTAAAATAACATTCGACGGCATTGAGGTAGAGGTTCCGGACGGCACCACTATCCTGAACGCGGCCCGCCAGATTGGCGGGGGCGTCGTGCCGCCCGCCATGTGCTACTATACCCCGCTGAAGGGCTCGGGCGGCAAGTGCCGCGCCTGCTTGGTGAAGGTGTCGGCCGGCTCGGCCAAGGACCCGCGGCCCATGCCCAAGCTGGTGGCCTCGTGCATCACCACGGTGCAGGATGGCATGGTGGTGGAAAACACCATCAATCAGCAGGTGCTCGACGTGCGCAAAGGCATCGTGGAGATGCTGCTCATCAACCACCCGCTCGACTGCCCGGTGTGCGACCAAGCCGGCGAGTGCGACCTGCAGGACTTTGCCTTTGAGCACGGCGTAGGCACTACCCGCTATGAAGAAGAGCGCCGCACTTTCGAGAAAATCGACATCGGCCCGCTCATTCAGTTGCACATGACGCGCTGCATCCTGTGCTACCGCTGCGTGTACACGGCCAACCAGATTACCGACAACCGCGTGCACGGCGTACTGGGCCGCGGCGATGCCTCGGAAATCGGCACCTACATCGAGAACATCATCGACAACGACTTCTCGGGTAACGTGATTGACGTGTGCCCGGTGGGCGCCCTCACCGATAAGACCTTCCGCTTCAAGCAGCGCGTGTGGTTCACTAAGCCGGTGAACGCGCACCGCGACTGCACGCACGAGAAGTGCGGCGGCCGCGTAACGCTGTGGTACAAAGGCAAAGACGTGCTGCGCGTGACGGCCCGCAAGGACGAGTACGGCGAGGTGAAGGAGTGGATTTGCAACGAGTGCCGCTTCGACAAAAAGGAAACTGCTGACTGGGTGCTTGAAGGTCCGGCGCACATCAACCGCGCTTCGGTTATCGCCCAAAACCACTACGAATTGCCGGTGGTGAACCCGCAGGTGATTCAGGATTTGCCCGAAAGCACTACCCGCGAACTGGAGCGCAACCCACCGCTGCGGCTGGGTGGCTTGAATAACTAA